A region from the Brassica napus cultivar Da-Ae chromosome C8, Da-Ae, whole genome shotgun sequence genome encodes:
- the LOC106346587 gene encoding zinc-finger homeodomain protein 4, whose translation MEIESQEDHDMPIPLNTAFVGGGGGHGHMIHHHHDHHAANSAPPTHNNNNNITTQPPQMPLHGNGHGNNHDHRQHQDPHHVSYNAIIKKPIITYKECLKNHAAAMGGNATDGCGEFMPSGEDGSIEALTCSACNCHRNFHRKEVEGETATTAISSFHQPPPPRKLMLNHHNIRSAMPHQMIMPVGVSNYRYMHHSESDDFMEEDGVTTASRPPPYNPKKRFRTKFTPEQKEKMLSFAEKVGWKLQRQEDSVVQRFCEEIGVKRRVLKVWMHNNKLHFSKKDNSNNINLEDNDNEKINNVNNVDLSGNIDMTKIVP comes from the coding sequence ATGGAAATTGAAAGTCAAGAAGACCATGATATGCCCATCCCACTAAACACTGCATttgttggtggtggtggtggtcatGGTCACATGATCCATCATCATCATGACCATCATGCTGCTAATTCTGCTCCTCCAactcacaacaacaacaataacattACTACTCAACCACCACAGATGCCGTTACATGGCAATGGTCATGGCAACAATCATGATCATCGCCAACATCAAGATCCTCATCATGTGAGTTACAACGCCATCATCAAGAAGCCTATTATAACGTACAAGGAATGTCTCAAGAACCATGCAGCAGCAATGGGAGGAAACGCTACTGATGGGTGTGGAGAGTTTATGCCTAGTGGCGAAGATGGCTCCATTGAAGCTCTCACTTGCTCGGCTTGCAACTGCCACAGAAACTTCCATAGAAAAGAAGTCGAAGGTGAAACCGCCACCACCGCTATTTCCTCTTTCCACCAGCCGCCTCCACCGCGTAAACTCATGCTCAACCACCATAATATCAGATCAGCCATGCCTCACCAAATGATCATGCCGGTGGGAGTTTCTAACTACCGTTATATGCATCACTCGGAGTCTGATGACTTCATGGAGGAAGACGGCGTAACCACCGCGTCTAGACCCCCACCGTACAACCCGAAGAAGAGATTTAGGACCAAGTTCACGCCGGAACAGAAAGAGAAGATGCTGAGTTTTGCCGAGAAAGTTGGGTGGAAGTTACAAAGGCAAGAAGATTCCGTTGTTCAGAGATTCTGTGAAGAGATTGGAGTGAAGAGAAGAGTCCTTAAGGTTTGGATGCACAACAATAAGCTCCACTTCTCCAAGAAGGACAATAGCAACAACATTAATCTGGAAGACAACGACAACGAAAAGATCAACAACGTTAACAATGTTGATCTGTCTGGTAATATCGACATGACTAAGATCGTCCCatga